The Anomaloglossus baeobatrachus isolate aAnoBae1 chromosome 10, aAnoBae1.hap1, whole genome shotgun sequence genome has a segment encoding these proteins:
- the PRR33 gene encoding proline-rich protein 33 yields the protein MLLTVTPLENPGPPSPAPPPTPPKPRKDNAKLQRLLRKAAKKSAVQASPTLATKSYRATLSPVSEADLEINESAAPQKHKRPPSITLPPRFQFKAVTHRAPSPYPKQKFTFTVSEQQSLNQYLSLSPVPDTPSPLPFRPSSPSLTFLYPQGGNTPDRLSPRVITNSSPRPCTPKAIETTPKQPIVPQNQILSPPTIIVQETNGNNAETVYPKIDETVNEIQINGFSTPICEDTNLPKGSSYSRSIPDHQEPTYQTNSCNPSSEKESKLSVSTKIATEVTDRKEIVHKLSKVVEIPHGKSPKDARPTVNSTDYPDGQSKVTVKTEVTISPKTTGAPKVTSSMDNSPKTELVPKSEETSILKSPDKPKPPRKKPGGGWARLVKHLVVEPEEPKFPEAQNSKEDKSEKSEGEKRDSTEGTQQSKTNRANKMWDALLYRMATSSKEPEKPGQTAPPPLPFFRTRLPLLLNRPRFDARKLKEAAARPLRRVTAFFHRRVAEKEKETSSSFNRTASGWSIRGEDDKQEDGKKAVDGDKEQ from the coding sequence AAAGCTGCAAAGAAAAGTGCAGTACAAGCCTCTCCAACATTGGCCACCAAATCCTACCGTGCAACTCTTTCTCCCGTCAGTGAAGCTGATTTGGAAATTAACGAATCTGCAGCTCCCCAGAAACACAAGAGACCTCCTTCCATTACCCTACCTCCACGATTTCAGTTCAAGGCAGTAACCCATCGTGCGCCTTCGCCTTACCCAAAACAGAAGTTTACCTTCACTGTAAGCGAGCAACAGAGTCTCAACCAGTATCTGAGTCTGAGCCCAGTTCCTGACACACCATCACCTCTCCCATTTAGACCTAGCTCTCCAAGTCTTACGTTCCTATATCCACAAGGAGGTAACACCCCTGATCGTTTATCGCCAAGAGTCATTACTAATAGCAGTCCAAGACCTTGCACACCAAAAGCCATAGAAACCACTCCTAAACAACCAATTGTACCTCAAAATCAGATCTTAAGTCCCCCTACTATAATTGTACAGGAGACAAATGGAAACAACGCAGAAACAGTATACCCCAAAATAGACGAAACTGTGAACGAAATACAAATTAATGGATTTTCCACACCAATATGTGAGGACACAAATTTACCCAAGGGTTCCAGCTACTCCAGATCTATACCTGATCATCAAGAGCCCACATACCAAACCAATAGTTGTAATCCTAGTTCAGAAAAAGAATCAAAACTGTCGGTATCTACAAAGATAGCTACAGAAGTAACAGATAGGAAAGAGATTGTACATAAGCTATCCAAGGTTGTTGAGATCCCACACGGTAAGTCGCCCAAAGATGCTAGGCCAACAGTCAACTCGACAGACTATCCCGATGGACAGTCAAAAGTCACTGTCAAAACTGAAGTCACCATTTCTCCAAAAACAACTGGAGCTCCCAAAGTAACCTCAAGTATGGACAATTCACCTAAAACAGAACTGGTTCCCAAATCAGAGGAAACAAGTATCTTGAAATCCCCTGATAAACCTAAGCCACCTAGGAAGAAGCCAGGTGGCGGatgggcaagacttgtcaagcacctTGTGGTTGAACCAGAAGAGCCAAAATTCCCTGAAGCACAAAACTCAAAGGAGGACAAAAGTGAGAAATCAGAAGGAGAAAAAAGAGACAGTACTGAAGGTACTCAACAGAGCAAAACCAACCGTGCTAACAAGATGTGGGATGCCTTACTCTACCGTATGGCTACATCAAGCAAGGAGCCAGAGAAGCCCGGGCAAACTGCTCCCCCACCACTTCCTTTTTTCCGCACCCGTTTGCCCCTTCTCCTTAACCGGCCTCGATTTGATGCTAGAAAGCTAAAAGAAGCTGCGGCTCGGCCCTTACGTAGAGTGACCGCTTTCTTTCATAGGCGAGTagcagagaaagaaaaagaaacgtcAAGCAGTTTCAACAGGACCGCATCCGGTTGGAGCATTCGAGGGGAGGATGATAAACAGGAGGATGGGAAGAAAGCAGTCGACGGTGATAAGGAACAGTGA